One genomic window of Conexivisphaerales archaeon includes the following:
- a CDS encoding ATP-dependent DNA ligase: MSQDGSFSELAEKLEQVSRTSSKNEKVRILAEYFSSLNSDDLASVCRFILGKESEAGDVGVGFSVIWDSLTEIIRVTPEEVSSMYLRYGDMGEVMKELLEKKQRASSLYSEKLKIDEVQKAMDEMAIARGKGSSEMKKKILKGLLLRAEPLEAKYLVRILTNELRIGATEGIVLDAVAKAFDVNDVRQWYLVIGDIGEVAKRAASGEKKMPEPLLMRPVSFMLALPVADEDEAWEHFRKPVYAEYKYDGIRLQAHVDGKEVRLFSRRMEDVTLTMPEIAESLSSGGFKGCIFDGEAVAWKDDRPVPFTQLQKRLHRKNLDEAILREIPIAYFVFDLLKYDDAELLTSPLMKRKGILEKIDFKPPIRKAETFSVNSGEDIASLFRRSRELGYEGLVLKDPDSQYTPGRRGGAWVKMKEELDTLDVVVVKAEYGNGKRAGLLSDLTFAVWDGDVLKPIGKAYSGLTDQEIIDMTKLLQSIAERNVWNGLIVRPQVVLEVAFDSIQKSSRHSSGYALRFPRIKRVRWDKSARDADRIERVIEIYRSQISTR; this comes from the coding sequence TTGAGCCAGGATGGTTCCTTTTCAGAGCTTGCGGAGAAGCTCGAACAGGTTTCCCGAACCAGCAGCAAGAACGAAAAGGTGAGAATCCTAGCAGAATACTTTTCATCTCTGAATAGCGATGACCTAGCTTCAGTCTGCAGGTTCATACTTGGCAAAGAGAGCGAAGCTGGAGATGTCGGTGTAGGTTTTTCTGTAATCTGGGATTCTCTAACTGAAATAATCAGAGTAACTCCCGAAGAGGTCAGCAGCATGTATCTCAGGTATGGCGACATGGGCGAAGTGATGAAAGAACTCCTCGAGAAGAAGCAGAGGGCATCTTCACTCTACTCAGAGAAACTCAAGATTGATGAAGTTCAGAAGGCGATGGACGAAATGGCGATTGCCAGGGGTAAGGGCAGCTCCGAGATGAAGAAAAAGATACTGAAAGGTCTTCTGCTTAGAGCAGAGCCTTTGGAGGCAAAATACCTGGTCAGGATACTGACAAATGAACTCAGGATAGGCGCAACTGAAGGGATAGTCCTTGATGCAGTCGCTAAAGCGTTCGATGTCAACGATGTAAGGCAGTGGTATCTGGTCATAGGGGACATAGGAGAGGTTGCAAAAAGAGCAGCTTCAGGAGAGAAGAAGATGCCTGAGCCTCTCCTGATGAGGCCAGTAAGCTTCATGCTTGCACTTCCTGTAGCCGATGAAGACGAAGCATGGGAGCACTTCCGCAAGCCTGTCTATGCAGAATACAAGTATGATGGGATAAGGCTCCAAGCCCACGTGGATGGAAAGGAAGTAAGGCTGTTTTCAAGGAGAATGGAGGATGTAACCCTAACTATGCCCGAGATAGCAGAATCTCTCTCATCAGGTGGGTTCAAAGGTTGCATATTCGACGGCGAAGCCGTTGCCTGGAAAGACGATAGGCCTGTACCTTTTACCCAGCTGCAGAAAAGGCTTCACAGGAAGAATCTGGATGAAGCAATATTGAGAGAGATACCGATAGCCTATTTCGTCTTCGACCTGCTCAAATATGATGATGCTGAGCTGCTAACATCGCCTCTCATGAAGAGGAAGGGAATTTTAGAAAAGATAGACTTCAAACCACCGATAAGGAAGGCAGAGACATTTAGTGTTAACTCGGGGGAAGATATAGCTTCTCTATTCAGGAGAAGCAGAGAGCTTGGTTATGAGGGACTTGTGCTGAAGGACCCCGACTCTCAATACACCCCAGGGAGGAGGGGAGGGGCATGGGTGAAGATGAAGGAGGAGCTGGACACACTCGACGTTGTCGTCGTTAAGGCTGAGTACGGCAACGGAAAGAGAGCTGGCCTCCTCTCTGACCTCACCTTCGCTGTTTGGGATGGAGATGTTTTGAAGCCTATAGGAAAAGCTTACAGCGGTCTAACTGATCAGGAGATAATCGACATGACCAAACTGCTTCAGAGTATAGCGGAGAGGAATGTCTGGAATGGTCTAATAGTCAGACCTCAGGTTGTGCTCGAGGTCGCTTTCGACTCTATACAAAAGAGTTCAAGGCATTCAAGCGGATACGCACTTAGGTTTCCAAGGATAAAGAGAGTAAGGTGGGACAAAAGCGCTCGGGATGCGGATAGAATCGAAAGGGTGATTGAGATCTACAGGTCTCAGATTTCGACCAGATAG
- the rimI gene encoding ribosomal protein S18-alanine N-acetyltransferase: MQSEILRTHDGYIIRLCTPEQVKEVIDVNMKTLPEHYSDEFYYELLESFPEGFIVAQLGEKVVGYIMNRVEFGFSNMKSLSILRKGHVVSVAVLPEHRGKGLGRVLVEEGLRAAKEKGCREMYLEVRVTNSIAIRLYESLGFSIKQKLYRYYRDGEDAYLMARPLN; this comes from the coding sequence TTGCAGTCTGAGATACTGAGAACCCACGACGGCTACATAATAAGGCTGTGCACTCCCGAACAGGTCAAGGAGGTTATCGATGTAAACATGAAGACCCTGCCTGAGCATTATTCTGACGAGTTTTACTATGAGCTACTTGAGTCTTTCCCTGAAGGTTTCATAGTAGCCCAGCTTGGAGAAAAGGTAGTGGGTTACATAATGAACAGGGTTGAATTCGGGTTTTCAAACATGAAGAGCCTGAGCATACTCAGAAAGGGGCATGTTGTTTCTGTAGCCGTTCTACCAGAGCACAGGGGAAAGGGTCTGGGCAGGGTGCTGGTTGAAGAAGGGCTGAGGGCTGCGAAGGAGAAGGGATGCAGGGAGATGTACCTTGAAGTCAGGGTGACAAATTCGATCGCAATAAGGCTATACGAGAGCCTGGGCTTCTCAATCAAGCAGAAGCTTTACAGGTATTACAGAGATGGAGAAGATGCTTACCTGATGGCAAGGCCGCTGAATTGA
- a CDS encoding M20/M25/M40 family metallo-hydrolase: MSAIEAIMKNIENRKMDYIKELQTLVRQPSVSATGMGISECASLVREMLQKRGIASRIITRQGANPLVYGELKKKGATKTLLFYNHYDVQPPEPLELWTHGPFSGDIADGRVYGRGAADDKGEIVSRLAVVDSFLEYEKDLDLNFKFVIEGEEEIGSQNLPFYARENRQLFSADAGIWEFGGVDTKERPVVRLGMKGLMYVELAVKGPKRDLHSSLAAIVESPVWRLVKALNTLKDDSDRITIAGWYDKIRPLHDYEKKLLEEYPFDEEGAKENYGVTRFINNLTGYELKEKLISLPTCNICGIWAGYTGKGSKTVLPSEARAKIDFRLVPDQDPEELKVLLRKHLDRHGYSDVEVVYMEGEKAARVNPNEPISQAAIKAASQVFKREGLVEISSPATGPLYVFTDELKVPCVAIGTGHPDDGTHSPNESKRIDMFVNGTKWVAQTIYNYASGSYNR, encoded by the coding sequence TTGAGCGCAATAGAAGCTATCATGAAGAATATAGAGAACAGAAAGATGGATTACATCAAAGAGCTTCAGACTCTTGTCAGGCAGCCGAGTGTATCTGCAACCGGGATGGGAATAAGCGAATGTGCTTCTCTTGTCAGGGAGATGCTGCAGAAAAGAGGAATCGCCTCAAGGATAATCACAAGACAAGGTGCGAATCCACTCGTGTATGGTGAGTTGAAGAAGAAGGGAGCCACAAAGACCCTACTCTTCTACAACCACTATGACGTTCAACCGCCAGAGCCGCTGGAGCTCTGGACTCATGGTCCTTTCTCAGGCGATATAGCTGATGGCAGAGTCTATGGAAGGGGCGCAGCTGACGATAAAGGAGAAATTGTATCAAGGCTTGCAGTAGTTGATTCATTTCTTGAATATGAAAAAGACCTAGACCTTAATTTCAAATTCGTCATCGAAGGAGAAGAAGAAATAGGCAGCCAGAACCTTCCTTTCTATGCAAGGGAGAACAGACAGTTGTTCTCTGCAGATGCAGGAATATGGGAATTTGGAGGGGTTGATACAAAGGAGAGGCCTGTTGTGAGGCTCGGAATGAAGGGTCTGATGTATGTGGAATTAGCTGTGAAGGGGCCGAAAAGGGACTTGCATTCATCACTTGCAGCCATAGTCGAAAGCCCCGTCTGGAGACTTGTCAAGGCTCTCAATACCTTGAAAGACGATAGCGACAGAATCACAATAGCAGGGTGGTACGATAAGATAAGGCCTCTGCACGATTATGAGAAGAAGCTGCTGGAAGAGTATCCTTTTGACGAGGAAGGGGCAAAGGAAAACTACGGGGTTACACGCTTTATAAACAACCTGACAGGATATGAGCTGAAGGAGAAGCTGATATCCTTACCAACCTGCAACATATGCGGTATCTGGGCAGGTTACACTGGTAAAGGGTCAAAGACTGTCCTCCCGTCAGAGGCAAGAGCCAAGATTGACTTCAGGCTTGTGCCAGACCAAGACCCGGAGGAGTTGAAAGTTCTGCTAAGAAAGCATCTTGACAGGCATGGCTACAGCGACGTTGAAGTTGTGTATATGGAGGGAGAGAAGGCTGCAAGGGTCAATCCGAACGAGCCTATATCTCAAGCCGCAATAAAGGCTGCATCGCAGGTGTTCAAGAGGGAGGGTTTGGTCGAAATCAGCTCTCCTGCTACCGGGCCTCTCTACGTCTTCACTGACGAGCTCAAGGTTCCATGCGTTGCCATAGGGACAGGTCATCCGGACGACGGAACTCATTCGCCTAATGAAAGCAAGAGAATAGACATGTTCGTCAACGGAACCAAGTGGGTTGCTCAGACTATCTACAATTATGCATCAGGCTCGTACAACAGGTAA
- a CDS encoding AAA-associated domain-containing protein produces the protein MIFPAEVRQGQINTFLRVVDSFGGVADIARVSKELDTDLTQLLPILDAAEMLGLVTVEKGDVKLTETGRHFLSLRRGRSSLVREALSKVEPFATVLTLDGKFKAEELANELSKKNIRWHHEDEVNTSILNEILINWGIPSGILEYDGSDSTFSRKK, from the coding sequence TTGATCTTTCCGGCTGAAGTTCGGCAGGGACAGATAAACACATTCCTAAGAGTTGTTGATTCGTTTGGGGGAGTGGCGGATATAGCTAGGGTATCGAAGGAGCTTGATACAGACCTAACCCAGCTGCTTCCAATACTGGATGCTGCAGAGATGTTAGGATTGGTAACAGTTGAGAAGGGAGACGTGAAGCTGACTGAGACAGGAAGACATTTTCTTTCTCTCAGAAGAGGAAGGTCAAGTCTGGTGAGAGAGGCTCTGTCGAAGGTGGAGCCATTCGCAACAGTTCTGACTCTTGACGGCAAGTTCAAAGCGGAAGAGCTAGCTAATGAGCTGAGCAAGAAGAATATCAGGTGGCATCATGAAGACGAGGTCAACACATCGATACTGAACGAGATTCTGATAAACTGGGGGATACCATCAGGTATACTGGAATACGATGGTTCCGACTCTACATTCTCCCGCAAGAAATAG
- a CDS encoding ABC transporter ATP-binding protein encodes MAEGQKEQEAQGMSRTEYLLEVDHVGLSYSTEGRVLEVIQDISFNANYNEFMGILAPSGAGKSSLLRIIAGLQPPTRGQVRIKGRPVRGPAPEVFMIFQNFALLPWKNVEENIEIALLPCKDLTAEQRKEKVRKAIEDVNLRGFEKAYPGELSGGMKQRVGIARALALEPEILLMDEPFSSLDELTAEHLRSEIYTLLISPTSPIHSVIMVSHNVEEVIELVDRVLILSNRPSRLLEDMKVDLPRPRNKKSEEFYRYVDHIYSLLT; translated from the coding sequence GTGGCTGAAGGTCAGAAGGAGCAGGAGGCTCAGGGGATGAGCAGGACTGAGTATCTGCTCGAGGTTGACCACGTCGGCCTCAGCTACAGCACGGAAGGGAGGGTGCTCGAAGTCATACAGGATATCAGTTTCAATGCCAACTACAACGAGTTCATGGGAATACTTGCACCATCGGGTGCAGGCAAGTCATCTCTGCTCAGGATAATCGCTGGCCTTCAGCCTCCTACCAGAGGTCAGGTCAGAATCAAGGGGAGGCCTGTCAGAGGGCCAGCACCGGAAGTCTTCATGATCTTCCAGAACTTTGCACTACTGCCATGGAAGAACGTCGAGGAAAACATAGAGATAGCACTCCTGCCGTGCAAGGACCTTACTGCAGAGCAGAGAAAGGAGAAGGTCAGGAAGGCGATCGAAGACGTGAACCTCAGGGGATTTGAAAAGGCCTATCCTGGTGAACTGAGCGGAGGGATGAAGCAGAGGGTAGGGATAGCTAGAGCACTGGCACTCGAGCCGGAGATTCTGTTGATGGACGAACCGTTCAGCTCTCTCGATGAACTTACAGCTGAACATCTGAGAAGCGAAATCTATACACTGCTCATCAGCCCAACATCGCCGATACATTCAGTCATCATGGTGAGTCACAACGTGGAAGAAGTTATTGAACTTGTAGATAGGGTTCTAATCCTTTCGAACAGGCCCAGCAGACTTCTTGAGGATATGAAGGTAGACCTTCCTAGGCCTAGGAACAAAAAATCAGAAGAATTCTACAGATATGTCGACCACATATACTCCCTGCTGACATAG
- a CDS encoding ABC transporter permease subunit: MPFPSLGIIPQLLLDTAYSWIRMAFALLLSILFSWAVGIAAARNRKAERIILPTLDVLQSIPILGFFPVVLLIFVKYLPGQLGVNLAVVFLIFTSMAWNIAFAVYESVKSIPADYLDLANLERLSFWKRLTELYIPSTWARVAYNSITSWSVGLFYLVTSEIFSLGSSSYSVSHGIGVDIARYASQADWSDYASSIIVLVLAVLLTRLFFLSQFSAWAERFKLGEEARPPKRDAIYRLYSWFGTTARARLFSSISKLRASSLRPRLKINVPRQSFTDRLAKYIPLVLQALLLLFLALLLYVAALAVAGSAGALDIRHVASDEAYVVESLLVSFVRIWSVYLLTAAVAVPLGITLAKKKRLFSSSMPLLQILSAIPATALLPPIALSLGKLPLGGELTAAIVIFFGMFWYVLFNVVAGVRAMPGDVEEMATLAGIRGREAWKHIYIPASLPSFITGSITAIGGAWNTLIVAEYFTVSITGYSSAQPVTQVSIGIGKVIDLAAANGDLLLMGLSLLTMSALVITFNILVWRRLYARTTKRYVYSK; this comes from the coding sequence TTGCCATTCCCGAGCCTGGGAATAATCCCGCAGCTGCTTCTTGATACAGCCTACTCCTGGATAAGGATGGCCTTCGCACTGCTTCTCTCAATACTCTTCAGCTGGGCTGTCGGGATTGCAGCGGCTAGGAACAGAAAGGCGGAGAGAATCATACTTCCAACTCTGGACGTTCTGCAGTCAATACCTATACTTGGTTTTTTCCCAGTGGTCTTGCTGATATTTGTCAAGTATCTGCCTGGACAGCTGGGGGTGAATCTGGCTGTTGTCTTTCTGATATTCACAAGCATGGCATGGAACATAGCTTTCGCCGTCTACGAGTCAGTCAAGTCAATACCTGCAGATTACCTGGACCTAGCAAATCTGGAGAGGTTATCTTTCTGGAAGAGGCTGACTGAGCTTTATATTCCATCAACTTGGGCAAGAGTAGCATATAACAGCATCACCTCTTGGTCTGTTGGGCTCTTTTACCTGGTTACAAGCGAGATCTTTTCTCTAGGTAGCAGCTCTTACAGCGTTTCTCATGGCATAGGTGTCGATATAGCTAGGTACGCATCGCAGGCTGACTGGAGCGATTACGCTTCATCTATCATCGTTCTGGTTCTTGCAGTACTTCTGACAAGGCTCTTCTTTCTCTCCCAGTTCTCAGCCTGGGCAGAAAGGTTCAAGCTGGGAGAAGAAGCAAGGCCGCCGAAGAGAGATGCGATATACAGGCTCTACTCCTGGTTTGGTACCACAGCAAGAGCGAGGCTCTTCTCCTCCATTTCGAAACTCAGGGCATCCAGCCTCAGGCCTAGACTGAAGATAAATGTGCCACGTCAGAGTTTTACAGACAGGCTTGCAAAGTACATACCTCTTGTCCTGCAGGCTCTTCTTCTTCTGTTTCTAGCTCTTTTGCTTTATGTTGCAGCGCTTGCTGTGGCTGGAAGTGCAGGAGCTCTTGATATAAGGCATGTTGCATCTGATGAAGCATATGTGGTGGAATCTCTCTTAGTATCGTTTGTGAGGATCTGGTCTGTGTACCTTCTCACAGCTGCAGTAGCTGTTCCGTTGGGGATAACCCTTGCAAAGAAGAAGAGACTCTTCAGTTCATCTATGCCTCTGCTTCAGATTCTGTCAGCTATACCTGCAACAGCACTTCTGCCTCCTATTGCACTGTCGCTTGGTAAGCTGCCCCTGGGGGGAGAGCTGACAGCAGCTATAGTAATCTTCTTCGGTATGTTCTGGTACGTTCTGTTCAACGTTGTGGCAGGGGTAAGAGCGATGCCTGGCGATGTAGAGGAGATGGCTACCCTTGCTGGAATAAGGGGAAGAGAGGCATGGAAGCATATCTACATCCCAGCTTCACTTCCCTCCTTCATAACAGGTTCAATAACGGCAATCGGAGGAGCATGGAACACCCTGATAGTTGCAGAATACTTCACAGTATCCATTACAGGCTACTCTTCAGCCCAGCCTGTAACTCAGGTTTCGATAGGAATTGGCAAGGTCATAGATTTGGCAGCCGCCAATGGAGACCTGCTTCTCATGGGACTCAGCTTGCTGACCATGTCAGCCCTTGTAATCACGTTTAATATATTGGTGTGGAGAAGGCTGTACGCAAGAACGACGAAGAGATATGTCTACAGCAAGTAA
- a CDS encoding CoA pyrophosphatase — protein MFDQASIEKMLKESGKLKPLSFSPRGKSHEDAAVLVVLRLVEGKLNALFERRAKSALDRWSSQIAFPGGRYSPSDVSLDKTACREFLEETGADACSSFQLLGYLQPVHPGNQPEVTVYPFICIAKYSLEFRPNQEVEELFWIPIEDMKYSSVEITLPGRVVATKALVYDGKVVWGMTQRIVESLAQILGITFRG, from the coding sequence TTGTTTGACCAGGCATCGATTGAGAAGATGCTAAAGGAGAGCGGCAAGCTTAAGCCTCTATCCTTCTCTCCTAGGGGTAAAAGCCATGAGGATGCTGCAGTGCTGGTCGTTCTGAGGCTGGTTGAAGGGAAGCTGAATGCTCTGTTTGAAAGGAGGGCCAAGAGTGCTCTGGACAGATGGTCTTCTCAGATAGCTTTTCCGGGCGGCAGGTACAGTCCTTCAGATGTCAGCTTGGACAAGACAGCATGCAGGGAATTTCTCGAAGAAACTGGCGCAGATGCATGCAGCAGCTTTCAGCTTCTTGGCTACCTTCAGCCTGTCCACCCCGGGAATCAGCCAGAAGTTACAGTCTATCCGTTCATCTGCATAGCTAAATACAGCCTGGAATTCAGGCCGAACCAGGAGGTGGAAGAGCTCTTCTGGATACCGATAGAAGATATGAAGTACAGCAGTGTTGAGATAACCTTGCCGGGCAGGGTTGTAGCTACAAAGGCTCTTGTCTATGATGGTAAGGTGGTTTGGGGGATGACGCAGAGAATAGTAGAATCACTCGCACAGATACTCGGAATAACATTCAGGGGTTAG
- a CDS encoding superoxide dismutase — protein MPNRYSVPQLPYAYNALEPYISEKIMQLHHDKHHAAYVNGANAALDKLEKARKGELQIDIRAVLRDYSFNVDGHILHSIFWPNMAPAGKGGGKPGGAIADKIESSFGGFDKFKAQFSDAAKTVEGSGWALLLYDPETDQLVLTQIEKQNFMHLAQMTILLGLDVWEHAYYLDYMNDRAKYVDNWWNVVNWSDVDSRLTKARR, from the coding sequence ATGCCGAACCGTTATTCTGTACCACAATTACCATATGCGTACAACGCTCTGGAGCCCTACATATCCGAGAAGATAATGCAGCTGCACCACGATAAGCATCACGCAGCTTATGTTAACGGTGCCAACGCAGCTCTTGACAAACTGGAGAAGGCGAGGAAGGGGGAGCTCCAGATAGATATTAGAGCAGTTCTCAGGGATTACAGCTTCAATGTAGACGGACATATACTGCACAGTATCTTCTGGCCGAACATGGCCCCAGCAGGAAAGGGTGGAGGCAAGCCAGGCGGCGCAATCGCAGACAAGATAGAAAGCAGCTTCGGAGGTTTCGATAAATTCAAGGCACAGTTCAGCGATGCGGCGAAGACTGTTGAGGGGAGTGGCTGGGCTCTTCTGCTCTACGACCCGGAGACTGACCAGCTTGTGCTGACACAGATAGAGAAACAGAACTTCATGCATCTCGCACAGATGACAATTCTGCTCGGTCTTGATGTATGGGAGCATGCATACTACCTTGATTATATGAACGACAGAGCCAAGTACGTCGATAACTGGTGGAATGTGGTAAACTGGTCTGACGTCGATTCCAGGCTGACAAAGGCAAGAAGGTAA
- a CDS encoding FAD-dependent oxidoreductase, whose translation MSTEYDVIVVGAGPAGSASALTLARKGANVLMLEKARIPGERNVTGGVLYGSYISGYGMLDLLPNFETEAPVERKIVSHSVYMLSRPDKDLSYRYYRLTDNSLPSRLGFFSTKIGTGHDYSVLKRRFDHWLALKAVEAGAMLSTDTTAEDLIVEDGKVKGVRTNREEITAKVVIDCSGVTSKLIEKASLRSRLKPEQLYHGIKHVYSLNPELIEKRFSIGKGEGIANFYLGDFMHGLKGGAFLYTNRDTLSIGLVVGLDSLVEATSERFYEVGKLLDVLNEFESHPMIAEILDGAELLEYSAHNIPRGYSCMVDKPYTDGFLVAGDALGSFVKIGPLIDGMRRAIASGIMAAETYLSASQKGVFSSATLAEYRERLSPLYGDVMRSARDSRVTESRLVYRYIPRFLFRTGFLTKQAKPDSDVASLVAKRRANGDAIQLIQQRTGLLEYDEDRIRSHIQVNIEKGSESPAKPWVPACPVNCYTLFTQKGVFASFRDLYLHNLKLLNQKEPEQGFSREAMELSLKDIREGRLRFDHVACVACGTCGAIGPPEIVTFDHEWDGHGVRYKYG comes from the coding sequence ATGTCCACAGAATACGACGTAATAGTTGTGGGGGCTGGTCCTGCAGGCTCAGCATCAGCCCTTACTTTGGCAAGAAAGGGAGCAAACGTACTGATGCTAGAAAAGGCCAGGATACCTGGAGAGAGAAACGTTACAGGAGGCGTTCTTTATGGGAGCTACATCTCTGGTTATGGTATGCTGGACCTGCTGCCTAACTTTGAAACAGAGGCTCCTGTCGAGAGAAAGATAGTAAGTCATAGCGTGTATATGCTTTCCAGGCCTGACAAGGACCTTTCATACAGGTATTACAGACTTACTGATAATTCCCTTCCTTCAAGACTCGGTTTCTTCAGTACAAAGATAGGGACTGGCCACGATTACTCAGTTCTCAAGAGAAGATTCGACCACTGGCTTGCACTCAAGGCAGTTGAGGCAGGAGCCATGCTTTCAACAGACACCACAGCAGAAGACCTGATAGTGGAAGATGGCAAGGTAAAAGGAGTAAGGACAAACAGGGAAGAGATAACCGCAAAGGTGGTGATAGACTGCTCAGGAGTAACATCAAAACTGATAGAAAAGGCCTCTCTGCGCAGCAGGCTGAAGCCTGAGCAGCTTTACCACGGGATAAAGCATGTTTACAGTCTGAACCCTGAACTGATAGAAAAGAGGTTTTCAATTGGCAAAGGCGAAGGAATAGCTAACTTCTATCTTGGCGATTTCATGCACGGCCTCAAGGGAGGAGCGTTCCTGTACACGAACAGAGATACGCTTTCAATAGGCTTGGTGGTGGGTCTAGATTCGCTGGTCGAAGCAACATCAGAAAGGTTCTACGAAGTAGGAAAGCTGCTGGATGTGCTGAACGAGTTCGAGTCCCATCCAATGATCGCAGAGATTCTTGACGGAGCAGAGCTGCTAGAGTATTCAGCCCACAACATACCGAGAGGGTATTCATGCATGGTCGATAAGCCTTACACAGACGGCTTCCTTGTTGCTGGTGATGCATTGGGAAGTTTCGTGAAGATAGGGCCTCTTATAGATGGGATGAGGAGAGCCATAGCTTCGGGCATAATGGCTGCAGAAACATATCTCTCCGCTTCCCAGAAGGGTGTCTTCAGCTCTGCAACCCTGGCCGAATACAGGGAGAGACTTTCTCCTCTCTATGGCGATGTGATGAGGTCTGCAAGGGACAGCAGAGTTACAGAGAGCAGGCTGGTCTACAGATACATCCCCAGATTCTTGTTCAGAACTGGCTTTCTAACCAAGCAAGCAAAACCAGATTCTGACGTAGCATCCCTCGTAGCCAAGAGAAGAGCCAACGGAGATGCCATTCAGCTGATACAGCAGAGGACAGGTCTGCTTGAATATGATGAGGATAGGATAAGGTCCCACATTCAGGTTAACATAGAGAAGGGGTCGGAATCCCCAGCAAAGCCGTGGGTACCAGCTTGTCCTGTCAACTGCTACACACTCTTCACACAGAAAGGAGTCTTCGCTTCATTCAGAGACCTCTACCTCCATAACCTGAAGCTTCTCAACCAAAAGGAACCTGAACAGGGATTCAGCAGGGAGGCTATGGAGCTGAGCCTGAAGGATATAAGGGAGGGAAGGCTAAGGTTCGACCACGTCGCATGCGTTGCATGCGGCACGTGCGGAGCAATAGGGCCTCCTGAGATAGTTACATTTGACCATGAATGGGACGGGCATGGCGTCAGATACAAGTACGGCTGA
- a CDS encoding electron transfer flavoprotein subunit alpha/FixB family protein, whose amino-acid sequence MASLEQNKPAQAQAKVQSQNQNQNQNQNQDYRDVWVYVQRDGDRLSREALEILAAGRKVADKLGQKLVAVMLGYNLADLPLVCLQYGADSVIYADSDQLADRLNLKYVDFLERLVRERRPYAFLFVADELGKDLAPRLAYRLKTGLATDNIELEVGDFVNPRLNETYKNLVIQIRPDFGTRVAKIYTPKHRPQMATIRPGNFRPLERMNRVVANSAEKLQFLNTKTYRAVVKEITELPKPKVELRDAQVIISLGLGVLKDAKGNPRNPREAYDMADELRNIISSRFGVKAEIGVTRALLYAEIKELSGLVIPERQVGQTGATVQPDVYIALGISGALQHRVGMQKSKKIVAVNIDPNAPIFQIAHYPIVGDLYEFLPEMISRLKRVG is encoded by the coding sequence ATGGCATCTCTAGAGCAGAACAAACCTGCTCAGGCTCAGGCGAAAGTTCAGAGCCAAAACCAGAATCAAAACCAGAATCAAAACCAAGACTATAGAGACGTCTGGGTCTATGTCCAGAGAGATGGCGACAGACTGAGCAGAGAAGCTCTGGAGATTCTGGCTGCAGGAAGAAAGGTAGCTGACAAGCTCGGACAGAAACTCGTCGCCGTTATGCTCGGCTACAACCTTGCTGATCTTCCTTTAGTCTGCCTTCAGTACGGTGCTGATTCAGTCATATATGCCGATTCTGACCAGCTGGCTGACAGGCTGAACCTCAAATATGTCGACTTTCTTGAAAGACTTGTAAGGGAAAGGAGACCTTATGCGTTTCTGTTCGTAGCAGATGAGCTGGGCAAAGACCTGGCTCCCAGGCTTGCATACAGGCTTAAGACAGGACTTGCAACTGATAACATAGAACTCGAAGTAGGAGACTTTGTCAACCCGAGGCTGAACGAAACCTACAAGAATCTAGTCATTCAGATAAGGCCTGACTTCGGTACAAGGGTCGCCAAGATATACACTCCAAAACATAGGCCGCAGATGGCCACAATAAGACCTGGAAACTTCAGACCTCTTGAAAGAATGAATCGGGTGGTTGCAAATTCCGCAGAAAAGCTGCAGTTTCTGAACACAAAGACGTACAGGGCAGTTGTGAAGGAGATAACAGAACTTCCGAAACCGAAGGTAGAGCTGAGGGATGCCCAGGTAATAATTAGCCTGGGTCTTGGAGTGCTGAAGGATGCAAAAGGCAACCCAAGGAACCCAAGGGAGGCGTATGATATGGCAGACGAGCTGAGGAACATCATCTCATCCAGGTTTGGTGTGAAGGCAGAGATAGGGGTGACCAGAGCTCTACTTTATGCTGAAATAAAGGAGCTTTCCGGGCTTGTAATCCCGGAAAGGCAGGTTGGGCAGACTGGTGCAACTGTTCAGCCTGATGTTTACATAGCCCTGGGCATTAGCGGTGCACTCCAGCACAGGGTCGGGATGCAGAAATCAAAGAAGATAGTCGCTGTTAATATTGATCCAAACGCCCCCATCTTTCAGATAGCTCATTACCCCATAGTCGGAGACCTGTACGAATTTCTGCCGGAGATGATCAGCAGACTGAAGAGGGTAGGATGA